The Nycticebus coucang isolate mNycCou1 chromosome 8, mNycCou1.pri, whole genome shotgun sequence genome has a window encoding:
- the ACKR2 gene encoding atypical chemokine receptor 2, producing MATITSPLPLTTEDVSPENSSFFYDYDYLDEMAFMLCRKDAVVSFSKVFLPVFYSLIFLLGLSGNLLLLVVLLWYVPRRQMAEVYLLNLAISNLLFVVTLPFWGISVAWHWVFGSFLCKMVSTLYTINFYSGIFFISCMNLDKYLEIVHAQPYHRLRTRAKSLLLAAIVWALALAVSIPDMVLVQMHENPRGMWNCYADFTGHGTTWKFFLRFQQNLLGFLLPLLAMIFFYSRIGCVMVRLRPPGQGRALRMAAALVVAFFVLWFPYNLTLFLYSLLDLQVFGDCKVSQHLDYALQVTESIAFLHCCFTPILYAFSSRRFRQYLKAFLATVLGRHMAPGMSQSSKSNCSESSSLTAQEEMTGMNDFGERQAENSPNNGALGNT from the coding sequence ATGGCCACCATCACCTCCCCGCTGCCACTCACCACTGAAGATGTCAGTCCTGAAAACAGCAGCTTCTTCTATGACTATGACTACCTTGATGAGATGGCCTTCATGCTCTGCAGGAAGGATGCGGTGGTGTCCTTCAGCAAAGTCTTCCTGCCGGTCTTCTACAGCCTGATCTTCCTGTTGGGCCTAAGTGGGAATCTCCTTCTTCTCGTGGTTCTGCTTTGGTATGTGCCTCGTCGGCAGATGGCTGAGGTTTATCTGCTGAACCTGGCCATCTCCAACCTCCTGTTTGTGGTGACACTGCCCTTCTGGGGCATCTCCGTGGCCTGGCATTGGGTCTTTGGGAGTTTCCTGTGCAAAATGGTGAGCACCCTCTATACCATTAACTTTTACAGTGGCATCTTTTTTATTAGCTGCATGAATCTGGACAAATACCTGGAGATTGTCCACGCTCAGCCTTACCACAGGCTGAGGACCCGGGCCAAGAGTCTTCTCCTTGCTGCCATAGTGTGGGCCCTGGCCCTGGCTGTCTCCATCCCTGACATGGTCTTAGTACAGATGCACGAGAACCCCAGAGGTATGTGGAACTGCTATGCAGACTTCACCGGGCACGGAACCACTTGGAAGTTCTTCCTCCGCTTCCAGCAGAACCTCCTCGGGTTTCTCCTTCCACTCCTGGCCATGATCTTTTTCTACTCACGCATTGGCTGTGTCATGGTCAGGCTGAGGCCCCCGGGCCAGGGCCGGGCTCTAAGAATGGCTGCAGCCCTGGTGGTAGCCTTCTTTGTGCTGTGGTTCCCATATAACCTCACTTTATTTCTGTACTCACTGCTGGACCTCCAAGTCTTTGGGGACTGCAAGGTCAGCCAGCATCTGGACTATGCGCTGCAGGTGACAGAGAGCATCGCCTTCCTTCACTGCTGCTTCACCCCCATCTTGTATGCCTTCTCCAGTCGCCGCTTTCGCCAGTACCTGAAGGCTTTTCTGGCCACTGTGCTTGGACGGCACATGGCACCTGGCATGTCCCAGTCTTCAAAGTCTAACTGttcagagagcagcagcctgacCGCCCAGGAAGAGATGACTGGCATGAATGACTTTGGGGAGAGGCAGGCTGAGAATTCCCCTAACAACGGGGCCCTGGGGAATACTTAA